A stretch of the Desulfatibacillum aliphaticivorans DSM 15576 genome encodes the following:
- a CDS encoding ATP-grasp domain-containing protein, which produces MSIAVALENRLSQCPRIATLGVKPNFSDYSPREQALIRKAETLYYPSSFYAPLFQAMGKKTFPGPAVYACAQDKIAQTALFQLMQIPHPRTKVYYGPQQKKFILRDFGLPLVAKIPRGSAQGKGVFLIQKPEQLAEYCKENHAAYIQELLPIDRDIRVVVVGKQAVISYWRVPEQDAFLHNVAAGGEIVFDDVPREAVDLAVKTAICCGWDDVGLDLCMVDGRPLVMEANMKYGRQGFALAGIDYYSMMETFIADGKI; this is translated from the coding sequence ATGTCTATTGCCGTTGCTTTGGAAAACCGGCTGTCGCAATGCCCTCGCATAGCCACCCTGGGAGTCAAGCCCAATTTCTCCGACTACTCGCCTCGGGAGCAAGCCCTCATCCGCAAGGCGGAAACCCTTTATTATCCCAGCAGCTTTTACGCCCCCTTGTTCCAGGCCATGGGCAAAAAAACCTTTCCAGGCCCCGCCGTCTATGCTTGCGCACAGGATAAAATCGCCCAAACCGCCCTCTTTCAATTGATGCAGATCCCCCATCCGCGCACCAAAGTGTATTACGGCCCGCAGCAGAAAAAATTCATCCTCAGGGATTTCGGGCTGCCTTTGGTGGCTAAGATCCCCAGGGGGTCGGCCCAGGGGAAGGGCGTGTTTCTTATCCAAAAGCCCGAGCAACTGGCGGAGTATTGCAAGGAGAACCACGCAGCCTATATTCAGGAGCTCCTGCCCATTGATCGGGATATCCGTGTGGTGGTGGTTGGGAAGCAGGCGGTGATCTCGTATTGGCGCGTGCCGGAACAAGACGCTTTTTTGCACAATGTGGCCGCCGGAGGGGAGATCGTCTTTGATGACGTCCCCCGGGAAGCCGTGGACCTGGCTGTGAAAACCGCAATCTGTTGCGGGTGGGACGACGTGGGCCTGGACCTGTGCATGGTGGACGGCCGCCCCCTTGTCATGGAAGCCAATATGAAATACGGTAGGCAAGGTTTCGCCCTTGCAGGCATTGATTATTACAGCATGATGGAGACCTTCATAGCCGATGGAAAAATCTGA
- a CDS encoding deoxyguanosinetriphosphate triphosphohydrolase family protein, which yields MEKSEPGLFDILCAQLEQREAETLAPRAALTKDGLRRNPEQRADEGYRQSFSLDVDRILHSRAYTRYIDKTQVFYLIKNDHITHRVLHVQLVSKIARTIGRFLRLNEDLIEAIALGHDIGHAPFGHEGETFLSELCQEHGIGPFLHNVQSVQFLDKVERGGKGWNLCLQTLDGILCHDGEIHNQYLHPVTKMGFDDLERDIRAKLEDPAAQLIPMTAEGCVVRMADTISYIGRDIEDAIRLKLISRDQIPRECAEILGETNGSIVHALVTDIIRNSANGTEISFSAYISDALKKLKQFNLENIYLHKKVKANSATIHKLFRHLFEKFLDDFQKQRRDSAIFTSFLRGKDEAYLTGHRDAEIVRDFLAGMTDHYFLRQCPEEMQPKPAL from the coding sequence ATGGAAAAATCTGAACCCGGCTTGTTTGATATACTTTGCGCCCAACTGGAACAACGGGAGGCTGAAACCCTGGCCCCCCGCGCCGCCCTCACCAAGGACGGACTGCGCCGAAACCCGGAGCAGCGCGCGGACGAAGGGTATCGCCAGTCTTTTTCCCTGGACGTGGACCGCATTCTGCACTCCCGCGCCTACACCCGATACATTGACAAAACCCAGGTTTTTTACCTGATTAAAAACGACCACATCACCCACCGGGTGCTGCATGTGCAGCTGGTTTCCAAAATCGCCCGCACAATCGGCCGTTTTTTGCGTTTGAACGAAGACCTGATTGAAGCCATCGCCCTGGGCCACGACATAGGCCATGCGCCTTTCGGCCATGAAGGGGAAACCTTTTTGTCCGAGCTATGCCAAGAGCACGGCATCGGCCCGTTTTTGCATAATGTGCAAAGCGTGCAGTTTTTGGACAAGGTGGAGCGCGGCGGCAAAGGCTGGAACCTCTGCCTCCAGACCCTGGACGGCATCCTGTGCCATGACGGAGAGATTCACAACCAATACCTTCATCCGGTAACGAAAATGGGATTTGACGACCTGGAAAGGGACATACGCGCCAAGCTGGAAGATCCTGCTGCGCAGCTCATTCCCATGACCGCGGAAGGCTGCGTAGTCCGCATGGCCGACACCATCAGCTACATAGGCCGCGACATTGAGGACGCCATTCGCCTGAAGCTCATCTCCCGGGATCAAATACCCAGGGAATGCGCTGAAATATTAGGCGAAACCAACGGCTCCATTGTCCACGCCCTGGTGACGGACATCATCCGGAACAGCGCCAACGGAACGGAGATATCCTTCTCGGCCTACATTTCCGACGCTCTTAAAAAGCTGAAACAGTTCAACCTGGAAAATATCTATCTGCATAAAAAGGTGAAGGCCAACAGCGCAACCATCCACAAGCTGTTCCGGCATCTGTTTGAAAAATTTTTGGACGACTTCCAAAAGCAGCGCCGGGATTCGGCCATTTTCACCAGTTTCCTGAGAGGGAAGGACGAGGCCTATTTAACCGGGCATAGGGATGCGGAAATCGTCCGGGATTTCCTGGCCGGCATGACCGACCACTATTTTTTAAGGCAATGCCCCGAGGAAATGCAGCCCAAACCGGCCCTGTGA